A single Pseudochaenichthys georgianus chromosome 10, fPseGeo1.2, whole genome shotgun sequence DNA region contains:
- the LOC117453896 gene encoding protocadherin beta-16-like, which translates to MNRQVLLFISLLSLESVFGQVSYTVPEEMAKGSLVGNIAQDLGLDNKRLISGKAKIYTRNSGEYIELNRERGVLLVKQRIDREVLCTETALCALHFQIILENPMEFYSVTVQITDINDNAPTFEKNEMTFKISESAVIGAKFVLERAVDLDVGNNGVQRYELKPTDNFALKIHNNADGNKHVEMVLQKPLDREKQEQISLVLTAVDGGEPQMSGTMLIVITVLDHNDNAPVFTQPTYKSAVTENSPKGTVVATVTASDADQGSNGRITYSITNTLENVRKIFEVNKENGEVSLIGNIDFEKSRHFQMNLLASDEGGLTDSCKLIVDVQDVNDNKPEINIMSKSNVISEDSELNTVVTMINIEDLDSGENGNVKCVICENVPFTLKTSTDNFYSLVTDSELDREIASQYNITVTCSDEGVPSLSSCVTLTLQISDVNDNAPVFESSSYEAYIVENNTPGLSVFTVRARDADWNQNARVSYILEDSSVNGVPVSSYVSVSADSGVIHAVRSFDYEQIKDFHFRVKAQDGGSPPLSSNVTVKILIQDQNDNPPQVLYPVQTGGSLVAEMVPRSADVGYLVTKVVAVDVDSGQNAWLSYKLQKATDRALFEVGLQNGEIRTIRQVTDKDAVKQRLSVIVEDNGQPSRSAAVIVNVVVADSFPEVLSEFTDFTQDKEYNDNLTFYLVLALAVVSFLFITCLVVIISVKIYRWRQSRIMCHSNLPVIPYYPPRYSDTLGTGTLQHVYNYEVCRTTDSRKSDCKFGGAGSQNVLIMDPSSTGTMQRIQSEKSILDEPDSPLEISDVNDNAPVFESSSYEAYIVENNTPGLSVFTVRARDADWNQNARVSYILEDSSVNGVPVSSYVSVSADSGVIHAVRSFDYEQIKDFHFRVKAQDGGSPPLSSNVTVKILIQDQNDNPPQVLYPVQTAGSLVAEMVPRSADVGYLVTKVVAVDVDSGQNAWLSYKLQKATDRALFEVGLQNGEIRTIRQVTDKDAVKQRLSVIVEDNGQPSRSAAVIVNVVVADSFPEVLSEFTDFTQDKEYNDNLTFYLVLALAVVSFLFITCLVVIISVKIYRWRQSRIMCHSNLPVIPYYPPRYSDTLGTGTLQHVYNYEVCRTTDSRKSDCKFGGAGSQNVLIMDPSSTGTMQRIQSEKSILDEPDSPLECSGVAMVWLGYATAIPRHGLAPP; encoded by the exons ATGAATCGGCAAGTACTGCTGTTTATCTCTCTCCTTTCCCTCGAATCTGTTTTCGGGCAGGTCAGCTATACTGTTCCGGAGGAAATGGCGAAAGGCTCTTTAGTCGGCAATATTGCGCAAGATTTGGGTTTGGATAACAAACGTTTGATATCGGGCAAAGCTAAAATCTATACGAGGAATAGCGGCGAGTACATCGAGCTGAACAGAGAAAGAGGAGTCCTCCTCGTGAAACAGAGAATCGACAGAGAGGTGCTGTGTACAGAGACCGCACTTTGCGCTTTACATTTTCAGATTATTTTGGAGAATCCTATGGAGTTTTACAGTGTTACTGTACAGATAACAGATATCAATGATAACGCACCAACCTTTGAAAAAAACGAGATGACTTTTAAAATAAGTGAGTCTGCGGTGATCGGGGCAAAATTCGTGCTTGAACGAGCAGTTGATCTTGATGTTGGAAATAATGGTGTTCAAAGATACGAATTAAAACCAACTGATAATTTTGCTCTGAAAATCCACAAtaacgcagatgggaataaaCACGTCGAGATGGTGCTACAGAAGCCTTTAGACAGAGAGAAACAAGAGCAGATATCTCTTGTGTTAACGGCTGTAGACGGAGGAGAGCCGCAGATGTCAGGGACAATGCTGATTGTTATTACAGTTTTAGACCATAATGATAATGCCCCCGTTTTTACACAGCCCACATACAAGTCTGCAGTTACTGAAAACTCACCTAAAGGCACAGTTGTTGCCACTGTCACAGCTTCAGATGCAGATCAGGGTTCTAATGGTAGAATAACGTATTCAATCACAAATACGTTGGAAAATGTAAGGAAGATATTTGAGGTGAATAAAGAAAATGGCGAAGTTTCATTGATCGGAAATATTGACTTCGAAAAGTCAAGACACTTTCAAATGAATTTACTTGCTAGTGACGAGGGAGGACTCACAGATTCTTGCAAATTAATTGTCGATGTGCAAGATGTAAATGACAACAAGCCTGAAATTAACATAATGTCGAAGTCAAATGTGATATCAGAGGATTCCGAACTCAATACAGTcgttacaatgataaatattGAGGACTTAGACTCGGGAGAAAACGGAAACGTAAAATGTGTGATCTGTGAAAATGTACCATTCACTTTAAAAACATCTACAGATAATTTCTATAGTTTAGTGACAGACAGCGAGTTAGACAGAGAGATAGCTTCTCAGTATAATATAACAGTGACCTGCTCTGATGAGGGAGTGCCCTCCCTCTCCAGCTGCGTCACTCTCACCTTGCAGATCTCTGATGTGAATGATAACGCTCCTGTCTTTGAGAGCAGCTCATATGAGGCCTACATTGTAGAAAACAACACACCAGGCCTCTCTGTGTTCACAGTGAGAGCCAGAGACGCTGACTGGAACCAGAATGCCCGTGTTTCTTACATCCTGGAGGACTCCTCTGTTAACGGAGTGCCAGTCTCCTCTTATGTGTCCGTTAGTGCTGATAGTGGAGTCATCCATGCAGTGCGCTCTTTTGACTACGAGCAGATCAAAGACTTCCACTTCCGGGTCAAAGCTCAGGATGGAGGCTCTCCTCCACTCAGTAGCAACGTGACTGTGAAAATACTGATCCAGGACCAGAACGACAACCCTCCTCAGGTCCTGTACCCAGTCCAGACTGGTGGCTCTCTGGTGGCTGAGATGGTGCCTCGTTCAGCAGATGTGGGCTATCTGGTCACTAAAGTGGTGGCTGTTGATGTGGACTCTGGACAGAATGCCTGGCTCTCCTATAAACTGCAGAAAGCCACAGACAGGGCGCTGTTTGAAGTGGGCTTACAGAATGGAGAAATAAGGACTATCCGCCAGGTGACTGATAAAGATGCTGTGAAACAAAGACTGTCTGTTATAGTGGAGGACAACGGGCAGCCCTCTCGTTCAGCTGCAGTCATTGTTAACGTGGTGGTGGCTGACAGCTTCCCGGAAGTGCTGTCTGAGTTCACTGACTTTACACAGGACAAGGAGTACAATGACAACCTGACTTTTTACTTAGTGCTGGCTCTGGCTGTAGTGTCCTTCCTCTTCATCACGTGTTTAGTGGTTATTATATCAGTGAAGATCTACAGGTGGAGACAGTCTCGCATCATGTGTCACTCCAATCTCCCTGTGATTCCTTATTATCCTCCACGTTACTCAGACACTTTGGGGACAGGGACTCTCCAACACGTGTACAACTACGAGGTGTGCAGGACGACTGACTCCAGAAAGAGTGACTGTAAGTTCGGCGGAGCAGGTAGTCAGAACGTGCTGATAATGGACCCCAGTTCTACAGGGACGATGCAGCGGATACAGAGTGAAAAGAGCATCCTGGATGAACCTGACTCTCCTCTAGAG ATCTCTGATGTGAATGATAACGCTCCTGTCTTTGAGAGCAGCTCATATGAGGCCTACATTGTAGAAAACAACACACCAGGCCTCTCTGTGTTCACAGTGAGAGCCAGAGACGCTGACTGGAACCAGAATGCCCGTGTTTCTTACATCCTGGAGGACTCCTCTGTTAACGGAGTGCCAGTCTCCTCTTATGTGTCCGTTAGTGCTGATAGTGGAGTCATCCATGCAGTGCGCTCTTTTGACTATGAGCAGATCAAAGACTTCCACTTCCGGGTCAAAGCTCAGGATGGAGGCTCTCCTCCACTCAGTAGCAACGTGACTGTGAAAATACTGATCCAGGACCAGAACGACAACCCTCCTCAGGTCCTGTACCCAGTCCAGACTGCTGGCTCTCTGGTGGCTGAGATGGTGCCTCGTTCAGCAGATGTGGGCTATCTGGTCACTAAAGTGGTGGCTGTTGATGTGGACTCTGGACAGAATGCCTGGCTCTCCTATAAACTGCAGAAAGCCACAGACAGGGCGCTGTTTGAAGTGGGCTTACAGAATGGAGAAATAAGGACTATCCGCCAGGTGACTGATAAAGATGCTGTGAAACAAAGACTGTCTGTTATAGTGGAGGACAACGGGCAGCCCTCTCGTTCAGCTGCAGTCATTGTTAACGTGGTGGTGGCTGACAGCTTCCCGGAAGTGCTGTCTGAGTTCACTGACTTTACACAGGACAAGGAGTACAATGACAACCTGACTTTTTACTTAGTGCTGGCTCTGGCTGTAGTGTCCTTCCTCTTCATCACGTGTTTAGTGGTTATTATATCAGTGAAGATCTACAGGTGGAGACAGTCTCGCATCATGTGTCACTCCAATCTCCCTGTGATTCCTTATTATCCTCCACGTTACTCAGACACTTTGGGGACAGGGACTCTCCAACACGTGTACAACTACGAGGTGTGCAGGACGACTGACTCCAGAAAGAGTGACTGTAAGTTCGGCGGAGCCGGTAGTCAGAACGTGCTGATAATGGACCCCAGTTCTACAGGGACGATGCAGCGGATACAGAGTGAAAAGAGCATCCTGGATGAACCCGACTCTCCTCTAGAG TGCAGTGGCGTCGCCAtggtatggctggggtatgctacagccataccaagacatggcttagccccaccatga
- the LOC117453612 gene encoding protocadherin beta-16-like — translation MNWNIFVLTVQETIPGRTMRRQVLLFLSLLCLSYVIGQVSYSIPEEMSKGSVVGNIAQDLGLDLKRLKSGKARVYTGGSVEYIGLKKERGVLLIQERIDREALCGETTPCALHFQLILENPMEMFRVTVEITDINDNTPSFTNAEKRFEISESAVIGSKFVLEKAIDSDIGINGLQRYSLTPTDNFVLKPGIQAGGIKKVEMVLQKPLDREKQDYISLLLTAIDGGEPQLSGTMQIFVNVLDVNDNAPTFAKPLYRAKILENSPKGTSVTTVSASDKDIGSNREVSYLISTSQSALSEMFRINSKTGEIVLIGEIDYEKAKIYEMDVEVVDSGGLSDSTKVLLDVIDMNDNNPYMNIVSKSETVLEDSTPNTVIAMLSVNDPDSENNGEVECNIDANIPFKIQSTLNGFYTLVTEVALDREIASQYNITVTCSDEGVPSLSSSVTLTLQISDVNDNAPVFESSSYEAYIVENNTPGLSVFTVRARDADWNQNARVSYILEDSSVNGVPVSSYVSVSADSGVIHAVRSFDYEQIKDFHFRVKAQDGGSPPLSSNVTVKILIQDQNDNPPQVLYPVQTGGSLVAEMVPRSADVGYLVTKVVAVDVDSGQNAWLSYKLQKATDRALFEVGLQNGEIRTIRQVTDKDAVKQRLSVIVEDNGQPSRSAAVIVNVVVADSFPEVLSEFTDFTQDKEYNDNLTFYLVLALAVVSFLFITCLVVIISVKIYRWRQSRIMCHSNLPVIPYYPPRYSDTLGTGTLQHVYNYEVCRTTDSRKSDCKFGGAGSQNVLIMDPSSTGTMQRIQSEKSILDEPDSPLEVSLL, via the coding sequence ATGAATtggaatatatttgttttaacgGTGCAGGAAACGATTCCAGGCAGAACAATGAGACGGCAAGTACTGTTGTTTCTCTCGCTGCTATGCCTCAGCTACGTGATCGGGCAGGTCAGTTATTCCATCCCCGAAGAAATGTCGAAAGGCTCTGTTGTTGGTAACATCGCTCAGGATTTAGGTTTAGATCTTAAAAGGCTGAAATCAGGTAAAGCTCGTGTCTATACAGGAGGCAGCGTAGAATACATCGGGCTGAAGAAAGAAAGGGGAGTCCTTCTCATTCAGGAGAGAATAGACAGAGAGGCTTTGTGCGGAGAGACGACGCCTTGTGCTTTACATTTCCAGTTAATTCTGGAAAATCCAATGGAAATGTTTCGTGTAACAGTGGAGATCACCGACATAAATGATAATACACCCAGTTTTACAAACGcagaaaaacgatttgaaatTAGCGAGTCTGCTGTCATAGGATCGAAATTTGTATTAGAAAAAGCAATTGATTCTGACATCGGGATTAATGGCTTACAGCGATACTCACTTACACCTACTGATAACTTTGTATTAAAACCTGGAATTCAGGCAGGGGGAATTAAAAAGGTCGAGATGGTTTTACAGAAGCCTCTAGATAGAGAAAAGCAGGACTACATTTCACTTTTGTTAACCGCTATAGATGGAGGAGAGCCGCAGTTGTCAGGGACAATGCAGATATTTGTGAATGTATTAGATGTGAATGACAACGCACCTACATTTGCTAAACCTCTGTATCGAGCAAAAATACTAGAAAATTCTCCCAAAGGCACCAGCGTAACGACTGTTAGTGCATCTGATAAAGACATCGGCTCAAACAGAGAAGTGTCATATTTGATATCTACCAGTCAAAGTGCTTTATCTGAAATGTTTAGGATTAATTCAAAAACTGGTGAAATTGTCCTAATTGGTGAAATAGATTATGAAAAAGCTAAGATTTATGAAATGGATGTTGAAGTTGTAGACAGCGGAGGACTCTCTGATTCCACTAAAGTCCTACTAGATGTTATTGATATGAATGACAACAATCCTTACATGAACATTGTTTCTAAATCAGAGACCGTATTGGAGGACTCAACTCCTAACACTGTTATAGCTATGTTAAGTGTAAATGATCCAGATTCAGAGAATAATGGAGAGGTAGAGTGTAATATAGATGCTAATATTCCCTTCAAAATACAATCTACattaaatggattttatactTTAGTTACAGAGGTCGCTTTAGACAGAGAGATAGCTTCTCAGTATAATATAACAGTGACCTGCTCAGATGAGGGAGTGCCCTCCCTCTCCAGCAGCGTCACTCTCACCTTACAGATCTCTGATGTGAATGACAACGCTCCTGTCTTTGAGAGCAGCTCATATGAGGCCTACATTGTAGAAAACAACACACCAGGCCTCTCTGTGTTCACAGTGAGAGCCAGAGACGCTGACTGGAACCAGAATGCCCGTGTTTCCTACATCCTGGAGGACTCCTCTGTTAACGGAGTGCCAGTCTCCTCATATGTGTCCGTTAGTGCTGATAGTGGAGTCATCCATGCAGTGCGCTCTTTTGACTACGAGCAGATCAAAGACTTCCACTTCCGGGTCAAAGCTCAGGACGGAGGCTCTCCTCCACTGAGTAGCAACGTGACTGTGAAAATACTGATCCAGGACCAGAACGACAACCCTCCTCAGGTCCTGTACCCAGTCCAGACTGGTGGCTCTCTGGTGGCTGAGATGGTGCCTCGTTCAGCAGATGTGGGCTATCTGGTCACTAAAGTGGTGGCTGTTGATGTGGACTCTGGACAGAATGCCTGGCTCTCCTATAAACTGCAGAAAGCCACAGACAGGGCGCTGTTTGAAGTGGGCTTACAGAATGGAGAAATAAGGACTATCCGCCAGGTGACTGATAAAGATGCTGTGAAACAAAGACTGTCTGTTATAGTGGAGGACAACGGGCAGCCCTCTCGTTCAGCTGCAGTCATTGTTAACGTGGTGGTGGCTGACAGCTTCCCGGAAGTGCTGTCTGAGTTCACTGACTTTACACAGGACAAGGAGTACAATGACAACCTGACTTTTTACTTAGTGCTGGCTCTGGCTGTAGTGTCCTTCCTCTTCATCACGTGTTTAGTGGTTATTATATCAGTGAAGATCTACAGGTGGAGACAGTCTCGCATCATGTGTCACTCCAATCTCCCTGTGATTCCTTATTATCCTCCACGTTACTCAGACACTTTGGGGACAGGGACTCTCCAACACGTGTACAACTACGAGGTGTGCAGGACGACTGACTCCAGAAAGAGTGACTGTAAGTTCGGCGGAGCAGGTAGTCAGAACGTGCTGATAATGGACCCCAGTTCTACAGGGACGATGCAGCGGATACAGAGTGAAAAGAGCATCCTGGATGAACCTGACTCTCCTCTAGAGGTTAGCCTGCTTTAA
- the LOC117453897 gene encoding protocadherin gamma-A1-like produces the protein MRRRVLLFLSLLCLSYVIGQVSYSIPEEMSKGSVVGNIAQDLGLDLKRLKSGKARVYTGGSVEYIGLHKERGVLLIQERIDREALCGETTPCALHFQLILENPMEMFRVTVEITDINDNTPSFTNAEKRFEISESAVIGSKFILEKAIDSDIGMNGLQRYSLTPTDNFILKLQNQADGSKKVEIVLQKPLDREQQDYISLLLTAIDGGEPQMSGTMQIFVNVLDANDNAPTFNKPLYRAKIQEHSPKGTSVTTVSASDKDIGVNGEISYLISTSKRVLSELFKINIKTGEIILIGDLDYEKAKMYQMDIEVVDSGGLSDSTKVVVDVIDINDNSPYINVLSKSETVLEDSPPNTVIAMLSVNDPDSENNGEVECNIDGSIPFKIQSTLNGFYTLVTEVALDREIASQYNITVTCSDEGVPSLSSSVTLTLQISDVNDNAPVFESSSYEAYIVENNTPGLSVFTVRARDADWNQNARVSYILEDSSVNGVPVSSYVSVSADSGVIHAVRSFDYEQIKDFHFRVKAQDGGSPPLSSNVTVKILIQDQNDNPPQVLYPVQTGGSLVAEMVPRSADVGYLVTKVVAVDVDSGQNAWLSYKLQKATDRALFEVGLQNGEIRTIRQVTDKDAVKQRLSVIVEDNGQPSRSAAVIVNVVVADSFPEVLSEFTDFTQDKEYNDNLTFYLVLALAVVSFLFITCLVVIISVKIYRWRQSRIMCHSNLPVIPYYPPRYSDTLGTGTLQHVYNYEVCRTTDSRKSDCKFGGAGSQNVLIMDPSSTGTMQRIQSEKSILDEPDSPLEVRNYLS, from the coding sequence ATGAGACGGCGAGTACTGTTGTTTCTCTCGCTGCTATGCCTCAGCTACGTGATCGGGCAGGTCAGTTATTCCATCCCCGAAGAAATGTCGAAAGGCTCTGTTGTTGGTAACATCGCTCAGGATTTAGGTTTAGATCTTAAAAGGCTGAAATCAGGTAAAGCTCGTGTCTATACAGGAGGCAGCGTAGAATACATCGGGCTGCATAAAGAAAGGGGAGTCCTTCTCATTCAGGAGAGAATAGACAGAGAGGCTTTGTGCGGAGAGACGACGCCTTGTGCTTTACATTTCCAGTTAATTCTGGAAAATCCAATGGAAATGTTTCGTGTAACAGTGGAGATCACCGACATAAATGATAATACACCCAGTTTTACAAACGcagaaaaacgatttgaaatTAGCGAGTCTGCTGTCATAGGATCGAAATTCATTTTGGAAAAAGCAATTGATTCCGATATCGGGATGAATGGCTTACAGCGATACTCACTTACTCCTACTGATAACTTCATATTAAAACTACAAAATCAAGCAGACGGTAGTAAGAAAGTCGAGATAGTTCTACAGAAGCCTCTAGATAGAGAACAGCAGGACTACATTTCACTTTTGTTAACCGCTATAGATGGAGGAGAGCCGCAGATGTCAGGGACAATGCAGatatttgtaaatgtattagATGCGAATGACAACGCACCTACATTCAATAAGCCGCTGTATAGAGCAAAAATACAAGAACATTCTCCCAAGGGCACCAGCGTAACGACTGTTAGTGCTTCAGATAAAGACATTGGTGTGAATGGAGAAATATCATATCTTATATCCACCAGCAAACGTGTTTTATCTGAACTTTTTAAGATAAATATAAAAACCGGGGAAATTATCCTTATCGGTGACTTAGATTATGAAAAGGCGAAGATGTATCAAATGGACATTGAAGTTGTAGACAGCGGAGGACTCTCTGATTCCACTAAAGTTGTTGTAGATGTTATTGATATAAATGATAATAGTCCTTACATTAACGTGCTTTCTAAATCCGAGACTGTGTTAGAGGACTCACCTCCTAATACTGTTATAGCTATGTTAAGTGTAAATGATCCAGATTCAGAGAATAATGGAGAGGTAGAGTGTAATATAGATGGTAGCATTCCCTTCAAAATACAATCTACattaaatggattttatactTTAGTTACAGAGGTTGCTTTAGACAGAGAGATAGCTTCCCAGTATAATATAACAGTGACCTGTTCTGATGAGGGAGTGCCCTCCCTCTCCAGCAGCGTCACTCTCACCTTGCAGATCTCTGATGTGAATGATAACGCTCCTGTCTTTGAGAGCAGCTCATATGAGGCCTACATTGTAGAAAACAACACACCAGGCCTCTCTGTGTTCACAGTGAGAGCCAGAGACGCTGACTGGAACCAGAATGCCCGTGTTTCCTACATCCTGGAGGACTCCTCTGTTAACGGAGTGCCAGTCTCCTCTTATGTGTCCGTTAGTGCTGATAGTGGAGTCATCCATGCAGTGCGCTCTTTTGACTATGAGCAGATCAAAGACTTCCACTTCCGGGTCAAAGCTCAGGATGGAGGCTCTCCTCCACTCAGTAGCAATGTGACTGTGAAAATACTGATCCAGGACCAGAACGACAACCCTCCTCAGGTCCTGTACCCAGTCCAGACTGGTGGCTCTCTGGTGGCTGAGATGGTGCCTCGTTCAGCAGATGTGGGCTATCTGGTCACTAAAGTGGTGGCTGTTGATGTGGACTCTGGACAGAATGCCTGGCTCTCCTATAAACTGCAGAAAGCCACAGACAGGGCGCTGTTTGAAGTGGGCTTACAGAATGGAGAAATAAGGACTATCCGCCAGGTGACTGATAAAGATGCTGTGAAACAAAGACTGTCTGTTATAGTGGAGGACAACGGGCAGCCCTCTCGTTCAGCTGCAGTCATTGTTAACGTGGTGGTGGCTGACAGCTTCCCGGAAGTGCTGTCTGAGTTCACTGACTTTACACAGGACAAGGAGTACAATGACAACCTGACTTTTTACTTAGTGCTGGCTCTGGCTGTAGTGTCCTTCCTCTTCATCACGTGTTTAGTGGTTATTATATCAGTGAAGATCTACAGGTGGAGACAGTCTCGCATCATGTGTCACTCCAATCTCCCTGTGATTCCTTATTATCCTCCACGTTACTCAGACACTTTGGGGACAGGGACTCTCCAACACGTGTACAACTACGAGGTGTGCAGGACGACTGACTCCAGAAAGAGTGACTGTAAGTTCGGCGGAGCCGGTAGTCAGAACGTGCTGATAATGGACCCCAGTTCTACAGGGACGATGCAGCGGATACAGAGTGAAAAGAGCATCCTGGATGAACCTGACTCTCCTCTAGAGGTTAGAAACTACCTATCATAA
- the LOC117453898 gene encoding protocadherin gamma-A7-like, with protein MKGQALLFISLLSLGSVIGQVSYTIPEEMAKGSLVGNIVKDLGLESTRLTSGKARIYTRDSDEYVELNRERGVLLVKQRIDREALCRQTTPCALHFQIILENPMDNVTVKILIQDQNDNPPQVLYPVQTGGSLVAEMVPRSADVGYLVTKVVAVDVDSGQNAWLSYKLQKATDRALFEVGLQNGEIRTIRQVTDKDAVKQRLSVIVEDNGQPSRSATVIVNVVVADSFPEVLSEFTDFTQDKEYNDNLTFYLVLALAVVSFLFITCLVVIISVKIYRWRQSRIMCHSNLPVIPYYPPRYSDTLGTGTLQHVYNYEVCRTTDSRKSDCKFGGAGSQNVLIMDPSSTGTMQRIQSEKSILDEPDSPLERVAIGKRVVN; from the exons ATGAAAGGACAAGCGCTGTTGTTCATCTCCCTCCTTTCGCTCGGCTCGGTTATCGGGCAGGTGAGCTACACAATACCGGAGGAAATGGCAAAAGGCTCTTTAGTAGGCAACATAGTAAAAGATTTAGGTTTGGAAAGCACACGTTTGACTTCTGGTAAAGCTCGAATTTATACCCGAGACAGCGATGAGTACGTTGAGCTGAACAGAGAAAGAGGAGTCCTCCTCGTGAAACAGAGAATAGACAGAGAGGCTCTCTGCAGACAGACGACGCCTTGTGCTTTACATTTTCAGATTATTTTGGAGAATCCTATGGA CAATGTGACTGTGAAAATACTGATCCAGGACCAGAACGACAACCCTCCTCAGGTCCTGTACCCAGTCCAGACTGGTGGCTCTCTGGTGGCTGAGATGGTGCCTCGTTCAGCAGATGTGGGCTATCTGGTCACTAAAGTGGTGGCTGTTGATGTGGACTCTGGACAGAATGCCTGGCTCTCCTATAAACTGCAGAAAGCCACAGACAGGGCGCTGTTTGAAGTGGGCTTACAGAATGGAGAAATAAGGACTATCCGCCAGGTGACTGATAAAGATGCTGTGAAACAAAGACTGTCTGTTATAGTGGAGGACAACGGGCAGCCCTCTCGTTCAGCTACAGTCATTGTTAACGTGGTGGTGGCTGACAGCTTCCCGGAAGTGCTGTCTGAGTTCACTGACTTTACACAGGACAAGGAGTACAATGACAACCTGACTTTTTACTTAGTGCTGGCTCTGGCTGTAGTGTCCTTCCTCTTCATCACGTGTTTAGTGGTTATTATATCAGTGAAGATCTACAGGTGGAGACAGTCTCGCATCATGTGTCACTCCAATCTCCCTGTGATTCCTTATTATCCTCCACGTTACTCAGACACTTTGGGGACAGGGACTCTCCAACACGTGTACAACTACGAGGTGTGCAGGACGACTGACTCCAGAAAGAGTGACTGTAAGTTCGGCGGAGCCGGTAGTCAGAACGTGCTGATAATGGACCCCAGTTCTACAGGGACGATGCAGCGGATACAGAGTGAAAAGAGCATCCTGGATGAACCTGACTCTCCTCTAGAG AGGGTCGCTATTGGCAAGCGTGTTGTGAATTAG